The Nicotiana tomentosiformis chromosome 2, ASM39032v3, whole genome shotgun sequence genome includes the window ttgggctggatctgccctggtttatttgcattttggtTCATTCGCATTGGGGTGGATCTgccctggtttatttgcattttggtTCATTCGCTTTGGGCTGGATCTTcattggtttatttgcatttgggctggatctgccctgtatagtactgagtgactgagtgtgttgagtattgagcatgaagagtgagaatacgagacagtgagattgagtactctaagagtgtgagtacatgagttcatcactaggatacattgcatttgacatgcgtacttgagatacatgcaaagagatgtatttccttctgctacctggttttggtgacattcatgatctTACCTACATATTgacattgtgatgacccaaaatgtcatctttaaatttaataaataattctgcgctctaagacctcaaaaggcatcatttatcatttctcgacttgcgtgcgcagtccgtacgattttcaaaaaagtatttttgtgaaaaataaattaaaatatgaaatagagctttaaaaactcaactgagttgactttaatcaatattttgagtaaatgggaccggatcagtgttttgacaatttcgataggtccgtatcatgatttgggacttgggcgtatgctcggaatcgaattccgaggtccctagctcgagatatgaaattttgatgaaaaattaaaagcttgaaagcttaatgatttctaagaaattactgatgttggatttattgatctcgggtccatattttgattccggagcctggtataggtccactataatatttatgaattGTCTGCCGAATTTaatgagaatcggagttgatttgatgtgattcggacgtccggttgtaaaaatataagtttcaaaattttcttgaaaatttcctttgatttggtgtccgattcgtagttctaggtgttattttggcgatttgatcgtgcgagcaagttcgtatgatgttttaggacttgggtgcatgtttggcttggagccccgagagctcgggtgagtttcggaacgggatgattttgaacttagaaaatttggttTTTGCGCTTCTGctatcatctggtgcattgtgcttcgcaatcgcgaagtcattcctgcgatcgcgaagagaaaattgtaagtagtgagttttactcttcgcgttcgcgaagataggcacgcgatcgcggaaggcaaACTCCTAGTGCACTGCAAACGCAAGGGACCAGCTGCGATCACGTAGAAGGAAGGAAGGCAAAAGCTAGGTACGtcaattgtgctacgcgatcgcacaagtaactacgcgatcgcataaggctGGAAAAATGTACTCCACGATCGCATGagcatttacgcgatcgcgtagagttaaaagtctgggcagccaaaatatgctttgcgatcgtgaagccattcccgcgatcgcgaagagtaaaatgaacctgagcgaaagttgttctacgcgatcgtacggactacgcacgcaagtcgaggaatgataaatggtactctttgaggtcttagaacatagaattatttattaaatttaaagatgacattttgggtcatcacagacatgtaggcatagagatgtactttcctcatgtcgCATCCTCTTGCTGCTTTCTGAGGAGATACTGAAGAAGCTAGGTAGAGAATACCTAGTGGCGCGAGATAACTCTCTCCTTTGAACTCGACTATTCTTCCTGGCCGAAAAAAAATGAAacctcttatttattattgaaaggtttttggaaaaATCACGGTTTTCAAACCTACTTATATATTTTTGGGGATATTCAGTGAAggatttgggatttactgttatacttgaaaagcatgcctattttctgtaactgtgaacgagctgagttatttcttgcactatatttattatattattatgaactgttgctggttattgaaATTGGACTctaacccttgtcccagctcgtcactactttcaacctaaggttaggtttgttacttattgagtacatggggtcggttgtactcatactacacttatacaccttgcgtgcagatgttggatgctgatgttgctgtgtacaGTGGAAGCTAGATTagaagacgtacctgcattccggttatgGCTATCACTAGTCCCTGATAGCATTGGATTCGAATTCTGTTCATTTGCGTTCAAAAACAtatgtaattatttcaattcagtttaGTAAAGAAATCTAAATCTTAGacactcatgatttgtactaccagttcttggaaaatTCTTGTATAGAAGCAGTTGTATTATCTTTTCCTCTCTTTATTTTATAGAAGCagttggattttgagtcgtgacactaAACTCATTAGCTAGGGTTGTGAATCCGGAGTGGTGTTATGACTATGGGTTATTAATATAGATTCGCCTTTGATTAAATATTGTGTTATCTAGTTGCTCCATGCTTTCTTGTATGATTTGGTAGTTGCAAACACTAGATTAACGCCTATCACACTTAGTTCTAACTTGGAAAGGTGGAACCGAGTTGAGGTATAAAGCAATTAGTAAGGAATTGGGTAGATTAAGGAATTAATCTCCTCTCAATTAATGGAATTAAACTAGAAATTTGGAGATTCTTACTTGGGCATTAACAATTGTATGCATAGAGCTCTAAATAGCTTGGAAAGGCATTTGTGAGCAAAAACTTCTAGTGTTGGAAAATACTAAGTTGGTATTATTGATATTGTTGTCATAACACATATTTGATCTATTGAAATCGAATACATTTATACCCATAGCATAGCATACACGAAGGATGAGCAGCCCTAGTACTTTCTCTCATTGATTACTACTCTCTAATTATTTTCTCATTCCAAGTGTTTGATTAAATTTCGTAGTCATAATTTTAGAAGTACTTGCAGAAAATCTATCTTTTATTTGAAGATTACTTTAAGTTCATTGAATTCACACACTCTTGAATTCACACACTCTTGACATTCTAGCACACACCATACTCCTCGTGGGATCGACCCTAACcttgttgggtttattattgcaatcgaccgtacTACTTTCAATTTGAGAGTAGGATTGGACGTGACCAATGAGATTAATTAGTTGatatattttaattgaaaaatattttagttCAATGAACTAAAAATGAGATATATAGGATATAATAGTAGTAGAATTTGTTAGTtaccaaaaagaaaatatttaataatttaaaggtttaagataTAGCTTTTGAAGTAAATTTCACTTATGGTAAAATcacaaaattattttctttcttaGAAATTGAAGTGGCTTTTTGATAAAGCTCTAAAAGAAATTTAGGATTTTTTTGTTTCTATATcatattttaaacttatttatcaAATTTCTCTATATCTTAAATTTATCCGATATAACTAAATTTttcttacaatttatatacaattgaATCAATAAGCATCCTTATCTCTTTCATCATCCTTTCTCTTTCCTCTCTTCTTTTCCTGTTCTCTACCACCTATCATCGCCGGAAAACGATCGATTATATTTCTGAATCAACCTCAGTACAACTCAAAAGACCTAGTCATCTTCTTCGCTTGATTTTGAAATTTACCCAAGTCCTAGCAAATCAGATTCAATCGCCTCCAAATTTCGGATTCAGCTTTGTATTAGTATTTCAAACAAAAATCTATGCTACCCAGTTAATTTCTCACACAAAATTTAAATTTCAGATGAAACTCAGTTTCTCCGCAGTGTGATGATGGCGCTTTTAATGGTGAACCTCGAAATTTCTCCACCCAAATCATTCAGTTCCCGTCAATATTCAAGTTTTTTAGTTCAAACATCAATGCACCTACGTCGATTTGGAATTCATTctctacttttttttctttaacaAATCAGTTAAGAAAAGAATAATGTATGGTACaataacatacaaattaaaaataaagttCGTACAAATTTGATACAAAGTTGATACATCTACCATGACAtacaaactaaaaataaatttcatacaactaattgtACAGTATATAAATTATCTATAATTTCAATACATCATTCTTAcaaagttaaatacaactacaatatcatacaacttaaatacaaaatttatacaatatgccttttatatatatgttttgtatatattttgttatGTGTTGTGTTCTTCTTCCTCTGTGAAATTCCAATTAAAAAttcctctcttaatacaattttgatacatatcaacaactttatgtaaaaatagagtacttataacttaaatacaaatttcatacatTTTAATACAGTATACAACTTATTCCCAACTTTCATACATTCTAAGAAAAAAATGAACTACAGCAGAataaacttaaatacaatttacatatatatatatatatatatttactacaattttgtatgtatattgtatatcatgtgttcttcttcttcttcttcttcttcttcttcttcttcttcttcttcttcgagtttcactATGAAAATTTAGCCAAATTCAAATCTAATCTTCACTAAACTCTCTTAAAACTGAAATATAAACTCTAAAGAATATTCTCAATCGTTTGCAACAATacccaattcaaacaaataatattttttaaaaacctGAATTCGAATTCAAATCTTCAAacctttttaatggctgtcaatgatGAAGAGTCAAACATCTTCATatttttttgattgaaaattttaatttggaCACCAAAGTTACTATCACTCTACTATGACTCAAGATTGATTGGGCAACAACAAATGGTGATTGGATTACAATACTGCCACAAATAGAAGCTACTACATTGGATCCTCACTTCTCAAATCATTCCCCAATTGGCCATTGAATTTGAAGAGAGCCACAGGATAGGTACAAGACCATTCAGATTTTTCATCATTTTCCGCAACACCCTGGGTTTCTAGAACTGGTAGCTAATGAATGGAACAAGACTCTAAACTTGAGAGAAATAGCAGGTGTTTGACAGAAACTTAAGAGAGTAAAAGGTGTTGTGATAAAGCTAATCTCTAAAGAGTTTCATGGAGTGGATGACAAGGTTAAGAGTACCAAAAGGAAATTACCACTGATACAAGCAGAAATGGTGAATCTTAACCACCAAGCAGACCTATTTGATCAGGAAAAAAAAGTTGAAAGTGCACCTGGAGAAGTTCGGTATTAATAAAGGAAAGCATTTTCAAGTAGAAATTTAGGGTCCAATGGCTGAAACCAGGTGATTCTAAATGATCTCTTCATTGCGAGCATGAAGAGAAGGCTAGCCCAAAACTAGATCAGAAGGTTGACGACACTAGCTGAGAATACTATATAGGATGGAAAAGAAATTGAAGCTGAAATAACAGGTTTCTATCAGAGTTTGCTTGGTTCAGCAGTTGTCACCCTTGCCTATAGTCAAAGAAAATATAATAGAGGAGGGAAATAGACTAAGCAGAACCCAACAACTTCAACTAATTTCTCCTGTGAGTAAGGAGGAAATTTACTTAGCACTACAAGGCCATAAATGATCAGAAATTGCCTGGTTGTGATGGTTTCACTTCCCACTTCTTCAAGAAATGTTGGTCTGTGGTGGGTGGGGAGATCAGGGATGATGTACAAGAGTTATTTTCTATGTTTGAGCCAATCAACTACACTGCAGTAACCTTGATCCCCAAGGTAAAAAACTCCAACACTGTTAAAGAGTTCCGACCTATCTCCTGTTGTATTATCTTATACAAGACTATTTCAAAAATAATCATCAAGAGATTGCAACTGATTATGGATGACTTAGTCGACAAGAGCCAAGCAGGCTTTGTCCCAGGAAGGGTAATCGGATATAATATTATTTTGGGCCATGAATTGATCAAAGGGTATGGAACGAAGGGCCCGTCACCAAGATATATGCTCAAAGTTGATATGCAAAAAGCATATTACTCAGTCAAATGGATCTTCATTGAACAGATACTAAATGTGTTGAACTTCCTTGCCAAATTTATTACCTGGATTATCGCATGTCTAAAAACAACCACATATTTAGTAACCATTAATGGGTAACCTGGGAGACCTTTTGTAACTACCCGaacggttattttgagtattttagtccgtattcccctatttattgcctcctcaaTATTCAATTATAGTTATGTGACAttctggggtggttggtttggtttcaggtgagtttcggagtgaattgggacacttagtcccaaggttggaagcttaagttgaaagggttgatcggagtttgatttttgtgtagacgaatccggaatagaatttttatggttctggtagcttcgtatggtaattttgaacttagacgtatgtccggatattgatttggatgtccgtaggttggtttaaggctttttggcgaaagttggaaagttgaaggtttggaaggttgataggtttgaccgaggattgcctttattgataccgggcttggattgtgatttcgggagttggtataggtcctttgtgtcatttgggacttgcatgcaaaatttgagctcattcagaGTTGGTTTAATatgattcggcattagttttagtaGTTGAATGTTCATTGATTCAatgggcttgaattggggtgcgattcgtagatttgatgttgtttgttttgatttaaggcctcgagtaggttcgtgttgtaTTTTAGGACTGgatggtatatttggacggggtcccgggggctccGGGTATGATTCGAATTAAAACCGggttcattttggacttaggttgATTGCTGAAGAACAATTGAGTTCTGGTGCAACCCCACCTGCGAAAgcatggccgcaggtgcgacactgTAGAAGCAATCTAACGGCAGCAGATGCGAAATGGGGCTGGGTGAtctaggtccgcaggtgcggaggtccTTGCGTAGgtgcgcatccgcagatgcgaatATCTTCCGCAGGAGTAGATTTTAGTGAGTTGCCTCAGGATCGCATGTGCGGtgatgttccgcagaagcggacgcgcagagGCGCACTTTGGTCCATAGAAGCGGAAGCACATGTGCGCGTTTTGTCCGCATGAGCGAAATTCCCTAAGCCTTAGTTGAAGCCGCATCGACAATGCATTTTTCGCAGATGCCTGAGTCGAAGAAGCGACCAGTTGTCTGCAAGTGCAAAGCCTAGGTAGAAAAAAGGTGAAATCGAGGGTTTATTTAATTTtccacattttgagttagagagctcgattttgtgtaattttggaggggattttcaaggATTAGATCagagtaagtatttttgactaggatttgcttattattcatgattacatcaatatttttatcatttaattagtgtttggaGTTGGAGAAATTGGAGTTTTTGTGAAAACTTtcataaagtataaattgaggatttgaaggtctatttgaggtcgaaattggataatttttgtatggttggactcataacggaatgggtgttcgaattttgtaagtttggtcgggttgGGAGGTGCgaggttgaccttttgagttgactttttgattttacttaaagattgcaactttattatccaAAATCATTTTTTAtgatttgtatttatggtattaagttattttagccatattcgagccgtccggagttGGATTTtcgcggaaaaggcttactagtggattgatttagcttgtatgaggtaagtatattgtctaactttgtgtgagggaactacctCTTAGGACTTTGGTTGATTTCTGTTGTTTGGATTATGTGAAAGATGTGTACATGAGGtggcgagtgtgtacacgggcttatatatGGTATTTTGATTGGTTTAGACTCTTAGACTCTTTCAGGCACTAATTATAGAAATTATAatatcatgttatatctttcgTTGTTAAATTGCTCTTTGCATGCTTACTCGATGTTGTTATCACATGCTCTATCCCTTATTGTCAAATATGCTCTTGCATGCTTTAGTTGCCTTTGTTAACTCTCTTATTATCGTGTTACCTCCTTTATTatcgagttattcttatttgaagttgttggttCTTGAGATATCCTTCCTTGTTGAAtaattctcattcattttgttattatagaGATTGTTGTTCATATTGTGATAGAGTCGTGGGCTATACATTGTGGTAACTTTAGTATTATTGATGTTtagcaagttgtggcatatgggcacttgtggtgcgagttgttattatgttgtgatattaatgcgcatgcggcggtataaggataggggttaaggTGCATGCGACGACATAAGGTGAGAATTTATGTACGTgctgctagtaagggaattacttgaagtcaCGCGATGACATAAGGGagctaaagtgcatgtagctatttcgaaaaaagtattttcaaaaatatcttaatgtaaggctcacgcggcggtataaggaaaggttGTGATTTTTAATTGAGAAATTTGGATACGAGGttgtacctcagttgtgattcttgttgtttattttatgttaaatagGCTTATTGATTGAACAGTTTTGTTATCTCTTTATTTGCCTTACCTATACTTGTCCGTATTGATTTTTGATGTTCCTACTATGTGTTCACTCCTTGTTgcctttattattttaaattccgTTATTAGCTTACCTTATTAAACTCCTTTATAGTTATTTATTTCCTCATCTTCCGTTATTTGCCTATACTATACCTTGTTCAGTTTcacttatcctagtaggtgtcttgaccagacctcatcactactctaccgaggttaggcttgatacttattgggtaccgttgtggtgtactcatactacgcttctgcacatttttgtgcattttCAGGTACTTCAGCTCAGGCTAGGTATCAGTGATTTGACCATACatttcggagacttcaagatatacctgATTGGCGCTcgcatgcctcggagtcaccttcagtcATTACTTTTACTACTGTTTATCTTCTATTCACACAGATATTAGAGATTCTTAGATTATTTCTGTAAAGCTTATGACTTTGTAAAGCTTATGACTCTGTTTCACCGATATTAAGCTATCAATGAATGTTAGACTCACCTACTCGTAGAGATTATGTGTCACGTCATGAAAAATTGGGGCCCTGACACCATTCGATGCCAAGAAAGGATTGTGACTAGGTGATCCAATATCTTCCTTCTTGTTTGTCCAAAGCATGGAGTACCTTAGTAGACAGCTGAGGAATATGGCAAAGAACCCAAGATTCAAATACCATCCTAAATGTGCTAAGGCAAAGATTATTCAGCTTGGTTTTGCTAATGATCTCTTGTTATTTTGTAAGGGAGATATTTCCAGACTTTCTCAAAGGCCTCAGGACTCATAGCCAATCCTAGTAAAAGTTCAGTATACTTTGGAGGGGTTAATCCTATAAAACAACAGCAAATACTTGAAACCTTGGGCTTTACCAAAGGAGATATCCTATTCAAATACCTTGGTATGCCTCTAAGCTCCAAAAAGGATGTCTGTTATTCAATGCCAACCTTTGCTCGACAAGATGCTAGGCAGAGTCACCAGTTGGACTACTAAATTCCTGTCATATAATGGGAGGGTTCCATTAAACAAGAGTATTATGTTCTCAATTCAGACGTTCTGGTCTCCGGTGTTTGTCCTACCAAAGAAGATTGTAAATCAGATTATAGCAACTTGTAGAAGAGTTTTGTGGAATAGTCGCACAAGAGGGAAAAAAAAGCACTATTGCCGTGGGATATCTATGGCAACCAAAGTCTGCAGGTGGACTGAACTTTATCAACATAAAGCAATGGAACAAAGCTGCTATAGATCTGTAAGCATTTGTGGAACTTGAGCAAAAAGAAATATAAATCGTGGGTAAGGTGGATTCATGATTATTACTAGAAAGGCAAACCCACATGGGAAGCAAGCTACAACCAGACATCATGGTGTCTACGGACGATTATAAATGCATACAAGTACATTGTTCAAGCTGGGTTGTCAATGACAGAGTTAATGAACATAGAGCAATTTTCTGTTAAGTGTATTTATCAGAAGCTGAGAGGGGAATATCCTAAGAATAAGATAGCATGGAGAAGGATGGTTTGTAATAATCTGGGCACACCCAAGTAGACATTCATTCTATTACTGACGACTCGTGGAAGGCTATACACAAGGAATAGGTTAGGAAGGTGGGGGCTAATTGCGTCTGATATATGTCCTTTGTATAAGCAGGTAACTGAAAGTGTATCACATTTATTCTTTCACTGTGAGGTTGCTGCTGAAATCTGGCAAAAAAATGCTACTATGGCAAGGTATCAATAGACATGCAACGTGCTGGGATGAAGAAATAGCATCGGCTGTAGTACATTTCAATGGCAAGAATTCTAATGCAGAGGTGTACAGAATGGTATTGGCTGGTAGTGTTTACTACATATGGCAAGAGCGAATTCAAAGGGACTTTATAAACAAACATAGGGATATAACAACCATCACTAGGCTGATTGACGTAACCGGTAAAtttgttgccatgtgaccaggaggtcacgggttcgagtcgTGAAAACAGCCTCTTACAAAAATGAAGGGTAATGCTGCGTATTTAGGTGGCAAAATGGTTTAAAAAAATAGTTATCCACCcattaaaaatgggttggataatgaacttttaaaaAAACGGGttgaatatggataagaaccatattatccacttagaaaatggttaaccaaatggataaccaatggataactaatgtgttTAAGTTTTACATTTGTatagcctcaaattgggggttcatcaagtttgggagactataaattcttccaaaagtgatcatattcaagaagccatggataatatgaatatccatattattcgtcggataacccgttttttatccgtcTAAAAtacgggtcgggtcggataatttatccgctTTTTTGAATTATCCGACTTTGACCCGctcatatccgacccgacccgcccgtttgccacccctagcTATGTACAATAAACTCTTGTGATCCGACCTTTTTCGGATCTCGCACataacgggagcttagtgcaccaggtTGCCTTTTTACGAAGCCAAGACTAGAAAGGAAGCTGGAGGATCTGAACTTCTATCCTTGAGTCATTGTTTGGAGAGTTTAAGATTTGATAGATTTCTAAACTAACTGATTGTCGGGTGTACATATCATTACTTGGTAAATAAAATCTTTAATTtaccaaaaaaaattaaaactttaaTATTTATGATATAATTCAAATTATATTTATCGTGAAGTGAAGTTAATATATATCTCGATATAGTAATAGTtggatattttttttttaaatatcaaaaATCATACctaatattaatttttaaaaaatatataaatcaaAACCATGCTAAATACCGACAATTACACCCTATCTGATTGTTtctaaataaattaatatttctCATCACAACCTTTCTATGAAAAGATTAGGTCAGTGTTTTATCTTGTCGGgttgaaaataattttaaaacggTAACCTTCCTATCATTTTCATAATTTGAGTCACTACTGACGCTTGCTCCAGCCGAATATTCGATTTCGTGACCACAAAAACTCATTCTTATTTTTTCTGTTGGAACAAGCCACGTTTGTCCCTAGGGAAATTCAAAGGCATGGTTTAATTAACATCTTCACAACTTGTCAATGCAGCGTACCATCTTGTACCATTAAATATCCACATAACAATTTTCATAGACTTCACAAAATCTCTCCAATGGCTAAAACTAGCAATCTTGAAAATCATGACCAAGAGAAGGTGGCTGTAGTAATGGTGCCACTTCCGGCACAAGGTCATCTCAACCAACTCCTCCACCTCTCGCGCCTCATCTCCGCCTATCACCTCCCACTCCATTACGTCGGAACCACCACGCACACCCGCCAAGCGAAAATTCGAGTTCAAGGGTGGGACCCACATTCCATATCTATCATCCATTTTCACGAATTTTCCACCCCATCTTACGAAATTCCACCTCCTAATCCACAATCCTCAACCAAATTTCCTTCCCAACTTATGCCATCTTTTCATGCCACGTGTCATCTCCGCGACCCAATCACTTCTCTTTTACGTGAACTCGCGAGGTGCAACAAACGAGTGATTGTTATTTATGATTCTTTAATAGCTTGGCTACTCCGAGATGCACCTTCTATAGCAAATGTTGAATGCTATAGCTTTCGTAGCATCTCAGCTCTTAATATTCACTCACTCGCCCTGGATTTTGCTGGAAAATCTATTGACGCAAACCTTCCATCAATACAAGGCTGCTTTACCCAAGAATTCTTAGAATTTTCCAGAGTACAAACTGAGTTCAGGGAACTTGTTAATTCTGGCGATTTATACAACTCTTGctatgaaattgaaggattgtaTCTTGATTTGCTAGCTAAAGAAAAACCTGTAAGTCATAAACAATGGGCTGTTGGTCCATTAAATCCAGTGATACTATATGACAAAAAAGATTCAAATAAACGCCATAAATGTCTCGAGTGGCTCGACAAACAAGAACCAAATTCTGTCATATTTGTGTCTTTTGGTACAACAACTTCACTTTCAGATAAGGAAATCAAAGAGTTGGCAATGGGGTTGGAACAAAGCAAGCAAAGATTCATATGGGTATTGAGAGATGCAGATAAAGGAGATATTTTTACAGGGGATATTAGAAAAGTTGAGTTACCAAAAGGGTATGAAGAAAGAGTGAAAGGAAGAGGACTTATAGTAAGAGACTGGGCTCCACAATTGGAAATTTTGGGGCATTTATCGACAGGCGGATTCATGAGTCATTGCGGATGGAATTCTTGTATGGAAAGTATTTCAATGGGAGTGCCAATAATAGCTTGGCCAATGCATTCTGATCAGCCAAGAAATGCATTTTTGGTCACAGATGTGTTGAAAATTGGTATAGTGTTGAAGGATTGGGCACTCAGAGATGAATTGGTGACTTCAGTTATAGTAAAAGAATGTGTTAAAAGATTGATGGATTCAGTAGAAGGAGATAAAATGAGACAAAGGGCTATAGAGTTGAGCAAATCTGTGGTAGATGGTGGTGGCAGTGGCAAGGAGATGGACTCTTTCATCGCACACATCACAAGATAAAAAGTAATTACTGTAGTTATCTATACAGTTAATATAAGTTgatgataaaattaattatttgaacctGTTTCATGTTGTACCACAAAGAGTGTAGAATTTTGTTTTACTTTTACTTTGTCAAGGTTAAATGAACAAAGCACAAGCGTCAATGTCAATGTTTTCGCTTTCTTTATTAGTTGGGCGGCCGTCGAGTAGTTGAAAGAAGTCTCACATAGTCACATACATGCATTTGAACGATTATCTTAAATTGTCCAAATAAAAAAGCCAAATACATGTACACCCATTGAATTTggcttcattttttattttggtaCTATATCTCAACTTTAGTCTATTTTGGCTCTCCCATTCTATTTCTTATATTTCATTTTAACAGGAAAGCTGAACTAGTCGTATA containing:
- the LOC104092935 gene encoding zeatin O-glucosyltransferase-like, producing MAKTSNLENHDQEKVAVVMVPLPAQGHLNQLLHLSRLISAYHLPLHYVGTTTHTRQAKIRVQGWDPHSISIIHFHEFSTPSYEIPPPNPQSSTKFPSQLMPSFHATCHLRDPITSLLRELARCNKRVIVIYDSLIAWLLRDAPSIANVECYSFRSISALNIHSLALDFAGKSIDANLPSIQGCFTQEFLEFSRVQTEFRELVNSGDLYNSCYEIEGLYLDLLAKEKPVSHKQWAVGPLNPVILYDKKDSNKRHKCLEWLDKQEPNSVIFVSFGTTTSLSDKEIKELAMGLEQSKQRFIWVLRDADKGDIFTGDIRKVELPKGYEERVKGRGLIVRDWAPQLEILGHLSTGGFMSHCGWNSCMESISMGVPIIAWPMHSDQPRNAFLVTDVLKIGIVLKDWALRDELVTSVIVKECVKRLMDSVEGDKMRQRAIELSKSVVDGGGSGKEMDSFIAHITR